The Pseudomonadota bacterium sequence CCAATGTGATTGCACGCCCCATCCTGAAGCTCAAAGGGCACTATCTTGCCATGGCGACACTGGGCTTTGGCATCATCATCAATATCATCATGGTGCAAGAGGTCCAGTTTACCGGCGGGCCCGATGGGATGTCGGGTGTGCCTCCCCTGTCGTTGTTCGGTTGGGAAATCGATAGCGATTTGAAATGGTACGTGGTAATCGCAGTTGTCATGCTATTCAGTGTGCTGGTGTCGCTCAATATTGTTGAGTCGCGAGCGGGGCGCGCACTAAAGGCTGTGCATGGATCGGAGATCGCCGCGCAGACGATGGGTGTGGATACCGTCAAGACAAAGAATCAGGTGTTTGTACTTTCCGCGTTACTGACCTGTTTTGCGGGTAGTTTGTTTGCGCACCAGCAAGCATTTGTCAGTCCGGTTTCGTTCAACTTTTTCTTCTCTATCGAACTCGTCACTATGGTGGTGCTGGGAGGCTTGGGCTCAACTTTTGGCGCCGTGTTCGGCGCTATCGTGATAACTCTGTTGCCAGAACTGTTGGTGGTGTTCGAAGACTACGAAGTGCTGATCTTTGGGGCCATTCTGATGTCTA is a genomic window containing:
- a CDS encoding branched-chain amino acid ABC transporter permease, with protein sequence MKRLTGFFVFAALVISLPVLMPNNYFVTVVGVTIGLHIILAVSLNLFMGFAGQISLGHAAFFGMGAYTSAILTTHYGVNPWLAIVVALFLVAVVANVIARPILKLKGHYLAMATLGFGIIINIIMVQEVQFTGGPDGMSGVPPLSLFGWEIDSDLKWYVVIAVVMLFSVLVSLNIVESRAGRALKAVHGSEIAAQTMGVDTVKTKNQVFVLSALLTCFAGSLFAHQQAFVSPVSFNFFFSIELVTMVVLGGLGSTFGAVFGAIVITLLPELLVVFEDYEVLIFGAILMSIMIFLPQGLFVGIAQWLRNAVIKRSARAGQEA